A segment of the Candidatus Effluviviaceae Genus V sp. genome:
CGCTCATTCGACCTCCCTCACGACGTCAGGCCGCCGAGATGATCTCGCCGGCTGATGTCAGGAACTCGCTGCCGCCCAGATGATGCAGTGTGTGGTGCCTGTCCCGGAGCGTCAGCCTGCCATCGAAGGCGCCGTCCTCGACGGACGCCGCGACAGCAGTTCCCATGAAGACGGTATGATCTCCCGCGACGGGCGCGGAGTCGACCCTGCACTCGATGTGCGCGATGCACTCGTCGATCAGGGGCGCCCCGATGACGCTCGGCTCGCACCTCGTGAGCCCGCTCGCGGCGAACTTGTCGCCGTCGCGGCCGCTGACCGTTCCACAGCGCCATACGGCGTCAAGAAGTCCGGCGTGCGGCACGTTGACCGTGAACTCGCCGGAATCCCGGATGAGGTCATGCGAGAAGCGTGCCGGAGCGATTGCAACACCGACCATGGGCGGCCGGATGCTCACGGGCATGCACCAGGCAAGGGTGATGATGTTGTCTCGGCCCGTGTGCGCAGACGTGACGAGGACCGTCGGCCCGTGGTTGACGAGCCGGGCGAGCTTCCCACTGTCGAGCGCGCGTTTCGGCAAGGCCTTCAGACTCCCCGTCGGACGAGGCTACCGCGACTTCTTCTTGTGACGATCCTTGCGGCGCCGCTTCTTCAGCTTGTGCTTCGCCATCTTGCGGCGGCGCTTCTTCTTCAGACTGGCCATGGGTTCCCCGTTCTCAGGCGGCTGCGTCCGGGGGCGTCCTCTGCTCGTCCTCGCCCTCCGGCTCCAGCCAGTTGACTCTCTCCTTCAGGAACTTGCTCGGCTTGAAGACCGGCACCATCTTCTCGGGCACGATCACCTTCTGAGACCGGTCGCGCGGGTTGTACTTCATGCTGGCCTTGCGCTTCTTGACCTTGAAGGTGCCGAACTCCCTGATCTCGATGTGCTTGTGCGCAGCGAGCGAGTCCTTGATGGCCGCAAGCAGTCCCTCGACGACGAGCGCGACGTCGCGCTTCGTCAGCCCTGTCTTGCCCGCGACCTGGTCGACCAGATCCGCCTTCGTCATGGTTTTCGGACCTCCGTCAGACCTGAACCTGGGCCCGCAGTTCAGCACGCGGCGCACGAGGCCGCGCATCACTCGGCGGGGCGCTTGGTATCTATCATCCAGGAAGTGAAACCGCCCGTCCTGAGGGGACCTGCCCTCCCCGGACGACGGTCATCAGGTCTTGCGTCGTTCGCTACGGCACAGCGGAGCCGATCACATCGACCGTCCCGCTCCGAGGATATCCTAACAGCGTTGCACGGGGCTGTCAAATGCTTTTGTCATGCTCACTTGCCGGGATACCAGAGGTACTGGGCACCCGCCTTCGCGGGCGACTCGTCGGCCAGTGAGCCGAGCGTGCTCCCCACCAGATCCAACAGCGTCAATCTCCTGGGCCTGACGGGACGACGGACATTCGGTTCCCCCTCGATGCCGGCGAGCCGGCCCGCCACGGCAAGCGCGTCATCGAGCGTTCCCAGGCGGTCCACGAGTCCGGCCCCGAGCGCCTGGCGTCCCGACAGGACGCGTCCGTCGGCCAGGCTCTCGACGCGCGCCGGCTCGAGCCCTCGCTCGAGGATGACCGTCTCGACGAACTGCCTGTGGATGTCGTCGATCGTCTCCTGCAGCAGCGCGCGTTCCTCGTCGGTCATCTGCCGCGACCAGGAACCCGTGTCCTTGTAGCGACCGCTCTTGACGACCTCCATGTCCACGCCGATCTTACCGAAGAGCTCCTCGAAGTTCATGAAGGACAGGACGACGCCGATGCTGCCGGTGAGCGTTCCTGGATTGGCGAGGATGGACTCCGCGGGACAGGCGACGTAGTAGCCGCCCGAGGCCGCGACCGTCCCCATGGACACGACGAACGGCGTGCCGTCATCCCGGGCCTCGACGATCCGGGAGTAGACCTCCTGTGAGGCTGCCACGCCCCCACCGGGGCTGTCGATGCGGAGCACGACGGCTCCGATCGACGGGTCGTCCGTGAGCTCGTCGATGTCCGAGATGATCCGGGTTGGATCGGCGAGCAACCCCTCGATCCGGATGAGACCGACGTGCCGTCCCGGCATGGGCAGCGAGATCCGCTCACCCAGAACCGACTCGATGGTGACCACGGTGACGAGCACGATCAGGAGCAGCGCCGCCACCCCGATGATCCATCCCCAGAGACACCCTCTGCTGGCCATGTCCTCTCCCCTCTAGTCGCCTTCGGAACGAAGCTCACTGAGCTTCTCGACGGCCGCTCCCGGAAGCCGGCGGGGTCCTCCGAGGGTCCGCGCCCTGATCGCGACGTCGGCCGCGTGCTCGACCGTTTCCATGCGGAAGTAGGCCGTCTCGAGGTCGGGTCCGACCGTCAGCGCCCCGTGGTTCTCGAGCAGCACGGCGGCATGTTCCGCCAGAAACGGCGCCACTGCGGCCTCGAGCTCTGACGTGGAGGGGGTGCCGTATGGGGCCGTCGGCACGCGTCCCAGCGTGACGACGACCTCCGGAAGGATGTCGTGATCG
Coding sequences within it:
- a CDS encoding flavin reductase family protein, producing the protein MKALPKRALDSGKLARLVNHGPTVLVTSAHTGRDNIITLAWCMPVSIRPPMVGVAIAPARFSHDLIRDSGEFTVNVPHAGLLDAVWRCGTVSGRDGDKFAASGLTRCEPSVIGAPLIDECIAHIECRVDSAPVAGDHTVFMGTAVAASVEDGAFDGRLTLRDRHHTLHHLGGSEFLTSAGEIISAA
- a CDS encoding AURKAIP1/COX24 domain-containing protein, with amino-acid sequence MASLKKKRRRKMAKHKLKKRRRKDRHKKKSR
- a CDS encoding integration host factor subunit beta is translated as MTKADLVDQVAGKTGLTKRDVALVVEGLLAAIKDSLAAHKHIEIREFGTFKVKKRKASMKYNPRDRSQKVIVPEKMVPVFKPSKFLKERVNWLEPEGEDEQRTPPDAAA
- the sppA gene encoding signal peptide peptidase SppA, which codes for MASRGCLWGWIIGVAALLLIVLVTVVTIESVLGERISLPMPGRHVGLIRIEGLLADPTRIISDIDELTDDPSIGAVVLRIDSPGGGVAASQEVYSRIVEARDDGTPFVVSMGTVAASGGYYVACPAESILANPGTLTGSIGVVLSFMNFEELFGKIGVDMEVVKSGRYKDTGSWSRQMTDEERALLQETIDDIHRQFVETVILERGLEPARVESLADGRVLSGRQALGAGLVDRLGTLDDALAVAGRLAGIEGEPNVRRPVRPRRLTLLDLVGSTLGSLADESPAKAGAQYLWYPGK